Genomic DNA from Lactuca sativa cultivar Salinas chromosome 8, Lsat_Salinas_v11, whole genome shotgun sequence:
AGCAATGATTAGCATCTTTAACACTTCTGGCACTTTGATACATCTGGTTTAACTCGTTAATTGGTACTTTGAATCTTCAACAAAGGTTAAGATGTAGCATTATCAGTTGTTTGAGAAGGATGAACATGAATATTGGTTGTCGCCATTGTTAGGGCTAGAAGTTTTGAGTTATGAGGTAAGTATAAGGAAAGAGAATTCGGGGAAAAGCTTTAACCATGATACGTAAAGTTTGAATTTGTGACCCCCAAAATCCTTTTATACTTAATACACAGTTTGAATTTGAAGTAGTTATCAATAATATCATGCCACATGTATCCGTGAAAAATGGGCTTGTAGCCATATATATCTCCACGTCTGAAAAGTAATCAGAACATTTTTCTTGAAAACCATGAAGCAACCAAATCATCACATCAATCAATCATTTTGCTTGCCCCAAGAGGATAAGAGTTTTCACTGAACCTTCGGCATGGAGGCTGGGCTCATTTGCTTTTGGGTTTAGAAGAGAAGTCATATGCCATACTTTGCAAAAtcttcagcctgagttggtattactcagctCTCAAGGATTTCAGTGCAAAACTGTGCCAAAGAATGACATGAGaacaaataaaaagaaattgGTTATGTGATGTCAAATAAAAATTGACATAAAAGCAGTAAGATCTCGGGCAAAGATTGCTTCGTTCTACATCAAGAGAGATGTCTAACATCTTGTGTGGTTTcctgtgaattacaatcgaatactcatAGAGGAGTATGGAAGGGCTTCTTTTACAGTGGCTTGAAAGGTAGGCACAATTTTTTTCAATACCACAACTTAACATAAGTGTGAGGAACTTgaacaaaattacttgtatgaccagtgttgTCAGTGACAAGTGTGATAAGACACATTTAAGTGTAACTAAAGATCAAACAGATATTCAAGCTGAAATgaatattccaaaaaaaaaattatgtactgGACCTTGTTGGGCAAAAATATCTTGGGAATTGAATATTTTATCAAGATCAcgcataaggaaggaatatgtTTTTGAATATCGAAGCGTGGTACTGAAACAAGTGGTTAATTAAAATCTTGAACATAAAGTTCACTGTCAATTCCTTTAAAAGTTGAGATTGTTGGGTTTCACTATCATCATGGACTCATGAAtcaagatcattaacacataGATTTGACATACCTATATCCTTGTGTGTTTCGATCAGAGATGTCTTGGGTATGTGTCATTGTGTGTGATCGTGAAAGAACATTAAGGTGAAAACGATTGGTTTCAAAGAAATGGTGTACCTCTGCTATATGTGGACCAAGAAAGAAACTCTTAACTCGATATGAGAAGAGTTAGGTAGCTAATTGACTAATGTGAatatagcctgattgggaagGAGTCTTCATGATGAGAGATCCATTAAGGCTTCGAAACACATTGAGTCGATGACGCTTAGGACAACAtgttgcagcatgcttctagggacacctaacttgtacaaagatttgaaattataCCTGTCCCTTAGCTGCAAAGCAATGTGCACCAGAAATTGTTGTTCGAGAGTTACACAAACAAATCGTgaaacacacaaacaaaattggattttgttttgtttttaaacgaaaaacatacaaaaatgaataaaatctttttgatatattttatgtttgaaatttaaaaaacaaaataaacaaaatatttttggatttttgttgtttttgtaaggtaaatacaaaagaattaaaatctttttggtatttttgattttgtaaaaagaattatGAAAAACAAGAAAATGTGACTTGACATATGAAATGAGAGACATCAACATAAAGATATCAGACTTTAAAACATCAAGTCTATTCAGACAACGAGTTATGTTCTGAATCATTCAGAGAGATGTCGAAAAAGAAGCATGTTGAACGCTGAATAGTGAATAGTAACTTCTAAATCAGTCAACAATGTTTCGATTCAACTTTAGCTCATGACGAAGTTAAACTGGGAACTACAATTACATCAATCATTCCTAATCCAGAAAAGATCCTAAGAAATAAATTTCCATCCAAAGGTTTggtaaagatatcaacaagctgaGCTATTGTTTTAACAAAACGAACCTCGATATTTCCATCAtcgacatgatccttgatgaaagaTAGCgaagtgctatatgcttggtcttcgaATGTTGCACCAGATTATGGCAGATAcgtattgcactttgtgaatcacaatacagaGGTATCTTTttcatgttgattgcataatcacAAAGTTAACTTTGTATCCAAATGTCTTGAGAAGTGCAAGCTGCAGCAGCAACATATTCTACTTCTGCTGTGGAAAtcgaaacacaagtttgtttcttcgattgacAACTAACAAGCTTCCCgtccaaaagttgacatccaccagtagTGCTTTTTTTATCAAATTGACACCCaccaaggtctgcatcagaaaatgcttgaatgaagaatcctgttTTCGAAGGGTACCACAAACCCAACAAGATTATCCCTTTGAGAAAGAGAAAAATATTCCTTACAACTGTTAAATGGGGTTCCCTGGGATTCGAATAATACCTGACACAATTACAAACAACAAAGATAATGTCAGGTCGACTAGCAGTTAAGTATAGTAACGAACCGATCATGCTGTTGTACAACGTAATATCGACAGTAGGCATGCCCAATGAAGGTGCTAAGCTTGTGCCGACGTCCATTGGTACTCGCAATTTCAAACTATTCTTTAATCCAAACTTGTCAAGCAGATTACGAGAATACTTTTTCTTGATTTATGAAAATTCCATCTCTGCTTTGATGAATATTCAATCCCAGAATATTATTGATCTTACCCATCATACTCGTCTCGAATTGACTTTTCATCATGTTTTCAAATTCTCTAGATAATGAAGGGTCactagagccaaaaataatatcatctacGTAAATTTGAACGAGCATTAAGTGATCCCCCACTTTCTTTAGAAATAGAGTAGGATCAACTGACCCTTTTTTAAATTTTGACTGTTCCAAGAAAttagtaagagttgcataccatgctcgaggtgcttgttttaatcgaTAAATAGCTTTTTTGAGAATATAGTAATGATCAAGGAATTTATCATTTAAAAAACCTGGTGGTTGAtcaacatacacagtttcttctaaTGCTCTATTAAGAAAcacacacttgacatccatctgataaacaTAGAAGTCTTTGTGTgctgcataagcaagaaatattcaaaCAACCTCGATTCTCGCAGCAGgggaaaaggtttcatcatagtcaataccttcttgttgcgaataaccatTAACAACCAACCTTGCTTAATTTCGAACCACATTTCCTTCTttgttagttttattttttaaaattccaTTTTAAGCCTATAACTAATACATCATCAGCTCTTGGCACtagtctccaaaccttgtttctttcgaattcaacAAGTTCATAATACATGGAAACAATCCAATTAGGATCTTCCAAAGTAGCCTTAACTGATTTTGGTtcgatttttgaaagaaaaacattaaaaatgcaATATTATTGATATACATTGAGTACCTCATTTTTAGCACGAAGCTGAGCCCTTATCAATACTCCAGCTTGAGGATCACCAAGaacttgttcttttggatgattatgTGTCCATCTTTCCAAAGATGGATATGcaggatcaaaatccaaaggtgcatcttcaaacatttcattgatttcagaaccttcacttGCATTAGACAAATTATCAGTTACATTATGAAAAACATCAATTTGGTCATTTAAATTTGTAGGTATAACTCCAATTTGCTCCCCTTCAACCATTGGATTGGCATTtggatgctccccctcgacattagTAGTCGAACatccatgctccccctcgacatcatCATGCGAATTCAAGTGATCCCCCTCCACTTGATCACCTTGTAACATTGGTTGACTTTCAACATGAATTGGAGAGTTTGTTGTAGAATGAGAAACATCATCTTCCTGAGTAGTTGTCGAATCATAAGAATGTTTCGATGCTTCAATAATATCATTACCATTACCAAGAAGTTCTGCATCTATTGCCCtgtcaagaacaccaaaaattaatTCATGGTCAAAATCAAAAGAATTAGCAATTTATGACTCATCATTTGTTTCCATGAGAACTTGATTTTGTTCAAAAGTCTTTATGACACGCTTgacataataatcatcaaaagttagattgaaagtttcttcaatatTTCTTGTTTGCATGTTCAACACCTGATACGCAACAGAGTTATGAGAATATCCCAAGAATAACCCTCTATCAGCCTTAGACTGAAATTTTGAAAGGTTATCTTTTATATTCATTATGAAacatctgcaaccaaaaacatggaaaattttCACATTTGGTCTTTTATTGTTAAGGATTTCATACGTGGTGGTATTAAGATGACGATGAATAAAAAAGCGATTTTTAGTGAAACATGCAGTCGAAATTGTGTCAGCCCAGAGATATTGTGGTAGATTCGCATAGGTAAGCATTCTCCTTACTGCTTCACATAGAGAGCTGTTTCTCCTttcgacaacaccattttgttgtggtgtgtaaggagatGAAAATTTTTGCGTTATTCCAAGATCAGCCAAGAATGAATCAAGAACATTACTCTTGAATTCTgagccattatcacttttaatcatTCTGAATTTCTTCCTCAAACTGAGTTCAGTGTGTTTGATGAAATCGATCATTACTTGAGAATTTTCTTACTTCTTTCAAAGAAAGTAAACTCAATTAAaccgtgaaaaatcatcaacagtGAACAATACGTATCGCTTCTTGATAAGAGACTCAACAGTCGAAGgcccacaaagatcaatgtgaagaagttccagaGGTTCAATGATCTTCTAATCGATGACAAATGGATGACTTTCACGATGTTTCGTTCCATGTTCACAAGCTCCACACAACTAATCCTTATCAAATTTTAAAACAGTTAAGCCTCGAACAAGATCATTTACTACCAATTTATTTAGATTTTTGAAATTCAGATGAGATAGCCTTCGATGCCACATCCAGCTCAAATCAGACAATTCCTTCGAAAGTAAACAAAGAGAGGGTACACCAACAATTAGTTTGATGTTAAGAGTGAACATATCTCCTTTCCTGTTATAATTGACTAAAACCTCTTTGGTTTCTTTGTTCGAAATAACACTACCTTCCTCATCGTAGACTACCTTATTactagtgcccacaacaagttgtgaaacacttatcaagttgtgttgaAGAACTTCAACAAAAGCCACTCGATTGACTGTAACATTCCATTCGTTACTTTCCCACAACCTTTAACCTTGCACTTTTGGTTATTCCCAAACTTTAATACTTTCAATGTACCAGTGTTCATTGTATATCTCATCACACAAAACCTGCAATCAATTAAATAATTTAAGTCCGTAgggctttttgggtccttggtgATTAGAGTGAAATGCATTATGAAACGATGAACCTAAAACCCAATTTCGAACCTTAGATTTCAAACTATCGATCAAGTCAACTTCTATGGATTTAGGAATCGAAATGAAATGATTCATTGGTGTAGGTTCTGTTgtttttagtatactacaacatcctatggtgcacatacaaccctaaatgcttccgatctatgttttctctaattatacatgcaatattgtttccaaagcatgaagcctacaactagcatataattgacataaacaacataaaaatgagttataaaatTACCTCTTAATGTAgcttggtgtgtttggcctttaagaacttagcacctcaaatgtgatgcctcaaatgtttcataaacaccatgaacaaatggtGGACTTGAGAGAATGGTTACTAGCACACAAAATTGgttatgaactccaagaacatacTAGTGTAAAACTTATGCAACCAATTTTAGTCTATAgggtatcatatatatatatatatatatatatatatatatatatatatatatatatatatatatatatatatatatatatatatatatatatagtgtaggaatccaagagtcatgggtaaaccttaatccatacacttgggttatgatccatatttcATGTGGGTTAACTCTTATGGATACTTTCATAAACTTAGCCCAACATAGATCAATAGACCCAAACActatatatcactgatttacataatcagtccccgttaatttaattagtctcttttgatcactaaattaattcttaatcaataatgGTATTAAAtgacatgatttcatattaatatattatacttgtaatatattaataaatcataaataatctctttctcaaatatccatcctatcagattgttctggtgaaggcaacccaaatggaccatgctactctcgggtcgagtacatactaattatagttatgggcttagacacctaatccaacaatctcccacttggataagtctaataactattattgcaggTATAACTCCAAAATCCCgaaataactattattgcaagtataactccaaaatcccgactagaaatcgtagctcttaaaagccggtgtcgaactctgacctagtcaatgacgcgtcgataagataagggatcatatattcctcatttttgatatcatatggattgagacatggattataatcattctctctgtctattttttgtttcccaatttccgatttatgacgactgactaattgaacaaatcaaatcagtccagccttggccaagcgcttagggttgtcatcactatatcatcgaggggcccaccgatatcgattttatccctctaagggtaaaaggaatggataaatttCGACTCAAACGCTTTCTTGTACTTACCCATCAAATCACAtgcaacaatatgttttataacaccaagttaatggtgtatttacatatgtcaatgtgcaaccgacttgtaaactacaactcacatatcttggttttaagaatataagataatatcgtctcactaatcacttgtgataaaatccatgaagtgattcagatgagcgtgggtttaatccaatacttgaatcttattcctggggtactcatgaatattgcaacaAACGTTTGCTATGTCTAAATCACCTAGACattctacagtcagattcatgacagtcttgcctcaatacctacttctaaagtatgatcggttgtggatggtttgaaacacaagaataattgaacccaatatggtctcaaaacttatgaatatagataaaacaccttttatttaatcaccatattgattacacgttattcattgtataatgtttcgatttatcaacttaatacttgaataaaaaaaatagttatcccatgctccaagcatgaacACTACatttacttatggtccttactttgtgaaatagatcaattgtaaacatttccaatgatactcatttcacaattccgaATCGGTatcgtaagtgtaagaatactAAGTCCTGCcacttactgtaatctgttagattctatgCATATCAGATTCTAAGCTTATATGCAGTGATCCTTTTGTAACGACTATGTACACAAGACATAGAGACTTTgccaattacaaaactttccaatGGAGATTGCTACAAGAAAATTCCATAGAtacaaagtctcatattcaaagcacatttctttgaacatccttcttgagtaaaagtttctaacttacccATAGATTTCGATAACCAACTCTCATTATGGAAATTTTTTCCATAATTATCATATGACtattcattattaatagaatcatatctattcataattatataaatattgcttattcattactatacttccaactatccacaagcaaccaatccttggtaaacctcagattgtccttgacagttgtttaataactttagtcatatctggttctagtcctttttccctcttaatgtccaaggcatttggaaatatagaaaacatgaatattatatcatatacaaccgatcctatatctgaagcatatgggacatgattcataaaGTCTTACATAGAGACATGATAcctgaccagtcttttgctataatatttccatatatggaattcccttatgttgaatcatttcaacataaaattcacatatgtttatgattgaattaaaatttcaatctaagcttttagattcgaaatgaagtatgagttcctctcccttaattatagtaaaacaattttccaaactctgcaactttgcaaattgaaacttttgttttctataattaacattgctaacttgaaacacttaacataatgattatgctcccactataaCAATTATTTAATTACTAGCATAGCATTTATGCtccaactagctttgacatgtatcagaAATCAgtcggacttctagaaatcaatactctatTGACTTtgctaccaaagtttagatttctgatacgagatgcttcgataagccttatCTAAgttcatacaccttttattagaaagctcatatgtgtgtctaaactattcagaacttacaacaataagttttgaatgttcaaactattttccatttctcataattcgaactatgaagagggatgccgtaatcataatcgaacttgagaatgcaaataacataactgttatctccttaaaatctacttagtgaaagcatttcctcacaatcattttcatgagttggagagaaaccttatgacacttatattttatggtgtatgtgttcctatcaatgtgaatttgtcataaccataatcaaaagacaaggtcagtgacaaatccaaactcatatggattgaacttgtttaatcttaatttcttgtgacctggcagcacaagggcctaccattgcttccaagtagttatgaatACAATTGAGTACTCTTAGAATTCACATGCAtaatcaactttaactggaatgggcacacaaacaagaatatgtcaacacgataggttataaacctcaagtcgtgagcAAGTGACtaacaataggtttacttttgattagttcttgaaccttttcaagatctttaagactcccactgacctcttgacatataagtttctctttgtcaaaagacattacttgacaaacaaatattcaagagttagtacggtttcttatcaagacaaacactttacacaattagtcttagttggtctttgtattatccaaaacatcacaacttaccaatttcaaatgtacaagagtagaaaacattttactttaCATTTGAGAAGTGTTATAAACTtctcttaagattatgtcactcaaggctcgatcttggagaatgactctaagactcgatttggaatgaagtatgattcacctttttttatttaaccatttcaacaattcacgattcctcttcttagtcatacaagtgcactaaggtgtccttagaggatcagttGTGATATGGTCTTTCATAATCATTtacatgatcataaaacacgatactaaagtactctcccttcttttcagattggagaaacttctatctttctgcctaatttgattattcttattcgttctgctatacattaaAAGTTTTCCAAtggttcagaattatacttaatcttgtaagtataaccatatttactaaactttagaaaatcataatgaatagtcttatcgctctttgtggtggacctgaccggCACACAACCAACTGTACCTGATCCCCtcgtcctttacttgactcacatatacatatgaacaaggaattagtcttaatttccgaAAGATGGAGGCTCTCATTCATCAtaaaatacaagttgcatgattccaagtttctatccaactgaaacttgggtgatgagaatctttccttatttggtaaattttgacactaccataaacgAAAGAGTCAAATCCATATTGAACATTGCTAAAATATATATaagcatcaattttcacaaatgccattgtaaagagatataaaataaaacaaaatcaaatttttatttatttataaaacgcGAAAAACTTTCCCTttcaatgcaattacaaatgaaaactttgATTCTAAATATATCTAAGcagtctatcataactcttaagtatctaatcatcgaaccatgtgatcaaaatccatttcttcacgatcagacttggcctactcttcttttaagcttcctttgattctacaaaacatcaaaatgtaattacattacatcatgtattaagaatctccaaacaggaacttaatagagttagatagtggacttacctgaagcagagtcaaacactttgactttaccatccctGTGGTTCTTCAGGTAGACATGGAAGcatcgcaaccaatgtccctctaaatggcagtagaaacaaatgaTTTCTTTCGCATCGACACAAGACACAATTCCCGAACCGGCCATTCTCTTAagttcaaactttttgactttaaccAGTTTCTCTCTCCTATGAGAAGAAATCATTTCTGGATTGTCACTTTTGTCCATGGAAACatgagaagtagatcttccaatcaattgCTTTACCAGTacaccaaatcattgttgattcagcagcaacaagcaaatggATTAGACCAATAACGGTCATGTCGTGGTTTGTCATATAGTAGCCCTTAATGAACCTGCCATATGACTGAGGGAGTGACTGAAggaccaagtcaacaaccagcttCCTCGAAACTTCGACACCAAACAatcccagcctgtcaatatgcaacttcatctccaagatgtgagcacatatagactttccatcttcatggTTTCTTGCCAATacagcttgagtgaccttgaacttttcaagtttttgaccatgtgggttagggagaataattggaggaggtagaggaagagaAGTTCCACTACAGcacgaagaagggattaatctttcaccttggtcGTCTTGTGGAATATTATCTTTATAAGCAAGGCTTTTTCCAtaagattcaggaagaccatagttgtctgaactagacatctataagggagaaattcaagttggttgatttaagtccttaatataacacccaaatgactatattaaggttaggacccagcactatattctacaattcggaagagggatgttgtaatccaattgcaaaatatttgaaggtaggtaaatgacgatttaccaatttccaccatgaaaaacgaaatagaattttagtttttaaatgaattgaaattcctagattctttgagattcattaaactttttaatggcatgtttaatctcgatgattcccttcaagtttgtgactgggatgccgaggatcacaaacaaggtgtgaataaccatgcaaattagcttagtACTCTcaaagtcatttatcacctaatcaatgtgctggttaaccacacacgctccattgatgtatgaaaaacatcgagctaccctttcccacccttactagtccaagttagtgtgtcaattaaccacacacgctccactaacgacttggcaaggtccaaagtgcaatttcatgggttagcaccaaattcacatttttcctaagtaactaagatttggaatttataagtgtttagttacttggtattttcattatacttttaatgagaatgtcTTATCTtacccgttctgctaacgaccctccacca
This window encodes:
- the LOC111903615 gene encoding uncharacterized mitochondrial protein AtMg00810-like, yielding MDVGTSLAPSLGMPTVDITLYNSMIGSLLYLTASRPDIIFVVCNCVRYYSNPREPHLTVVRNIFLFLKGIILLGLWYPSKTGFFIQAFSDADLGGCQFDKKSTTGGCQLLDGKLVSCQSKKQTCVSISTAEVEYVAAAACTSQDIWIQS